A region from the Deinococcus sp. KNUC1210 genome encodes:
- a CDS encoding alpha/beta fold hydrolase, whose protein sequence is MPSAPKSPAVSRIATQDRDRHIHVQVSGSGEPTVVLLTGLGTPAAWWHGPGDRMEDILTLVGRDAWDDAPFLAPALAQRFRVVTYDRAGMQDSTPPAQPRTMDDFLQELEAVLRAVDAKHPVVLIGHSIGGLIALAYARRFPDRVHALVLLDSSHPDQLARFAGAASADDQRSDAERRHALRHEHPERPDLDALLCQGNAAARPGCLGDMPLLVISRGVRGGEEMDLPVDAALQDREKIWQNLQTELVACSTQGQHVHLASPFHYVYLDQPETILQAMYAFLAQCHARP, encoded by the coding sequence ATGCCCTCGGCGCCCAAGAGCCCAGCCGTTTCCCGCATCGCCACACAGGACCGCGACCGGCACATTCATGTCCAGGTGAGTGGCTCCGGTGAACCGACGGTGGTGCTCCTGACGGGACTGGGCACCCCAGCGGCGTGGTGGCATGGGCCGGGCGACAGGATGGAAGACATCCTGACGTTGGTAGGGCGCGACGCCTGGGACGATGCCCCGTTCCTCGCCCCGGCACTCGCTCAGCGCTTCCGGGTGGTGACCTACGACCGGGCGGGCATGCAGGACAGCACACCACCGGCACAGCCTCGGACCATGGATGACTTCCTGCAGGAACTGGAAGCCGTCCTGCGGGCCGTGGACGCGAAGCACCCCGTCGTGCTCATCGGCCACTCGATCGGCGGCCTGATTGCCCTGGCGTACGCACGCCGCTTCCCCGATAGGGTCCATGCCCTCGTGCTGCTGGACAGCTCCCATCCAGACCAGCTGGCACGCTTCGCGGGAGCTGCTTCTGCAGATGATCAGCGAAGCGACGCCGAGCGCCGACACGCGCTGCGCCATGAGCACCCTGAGCGTCCCGACCTCGACGCCCTGCTGTGTCAGGGCAACGCGGCGGCTCGGCCGGGCTGTCTGGGAGATATGCCGCTGCTGGTGATCTCCCGAGGGGTCAGAGGAGGGGAGGAGATGGATCTGCCGGTTGATGCTGCCCTGCAGGACCGCGAAAAGATCTGGCAGAACCTCCAGACGGAGTTGGTGGCGTGCTCAACCCAGGGACAGCACGTTCACCTGGCCAGCCCGTTCCATTACGTGTATCTGGATCAGCCGGAGACGATTCTCCAGGCA